Within Dreissena polymorpha isolate Duluth1 chromosome 13, UMN_Dpol_1.0, whole genome shotgun sequence, the genomic segment CCCGCCAATTTAGCGCTTTGTCacagaaaaaaagcattttttcaagatacaaagggccataactccgttattaatagatggtgtacaatgctatttggcgtgcattatcctcttatccatatatatactcataccaagtttcaatgaaatccgccaaagcacttccaagatatggctccggacacaaaagtgccggacggacggccAGACGGCCAGGCGGACGGCGGGACGGACGGAcatcgccaaaacaatatccctccgcctttggcgggggataataaaaataATCGGGTAGTTAAATTCGTAGGTGCAAAATGTCTTACGcatgtttttaatgttaattCCACGTAGTATAGACAATGTTAATCATGTAATGCACTGTTTCAACGTATCCATTATTTGTAGTTCAGGTTTCCAGTGCGCCAGAACTGTTAATTTTCCTTATGCTTCGGTAATTTGCAGTGTAGCTCCTTGTTGCTGGTGGCGATCTCGCTGAGCAGCGTCGTAAACTTGTTGTGCTACTCCGTGCAGTGCGGGAGGATTGAGTTTTGCCGGTGAGAGCAATCTAGCAGCACAAACTGGATGTTCAGGATCGTCTCCTGGATCTGTGGGATTAGAGTGAATTGTCaacaatattttgtgtttatttattagaATTTGCGGCATTCTCtgaaaacggggattaatgtttgtgcattaagtgtcgtcccttattacactttgcagtccacacaggcattACACTTTcgacctaaactagatttttgtttaagaGATGATTCTTTTAAACGACTGGGGTTATCTGGGAACTGTTTTCCTGTGGGCAGCTCAAGTATTTTTTAACACTTTGGCTCCTTAGCATTTTAAATggtaacaagagctgtgtttgtcagaaacacaatgacccctaccgcgcttttttattattaactttgaccttgaaggatgaccttgacctttcaccactcaaaatgtacagatacacatgcatgccaaatatcaagttgctatcttcaatattccaaaagttatgaccaaactttaaacaaggttaaagttttgggacagattgaccgacagacaggccaaaaacaatataccccctcttcttcaaagaagGGGGCATTAAAATGTAATGGTTCTGTACACCCTATGATATATAATACATAATCAACATTACATGTTATTTGGGCTAATAGAAATTCCATTATGTGTGCAGGCAGGCTAGTGAAAATGTCCCTGTTGCTAAAATTACATAATGGATCATAAACATTATcgcttctaaacaaaaatcacttgttcacagatttttgcatgttttgaagtttgtcattaaatgctttaaattgataaatgtaaacagtggaACTAAAGAGCTCCTGTATAAAACAgtaaaaagtccctttaaaggaagtctcttctaaacaaaaatccagtttagacggagaGTGTTgctccttattagcctgtgcagactgctatacggatgttctggttttatgctggctgcATTTATTTCATTATGCCTCCGAGCAAGAAATATCACTAATTATTGGCCAAAAAATGACGATTCATCGCAGTACGCCTTTATGTATAAACAAGAGATATTAACAGTAATAAATATCCACACAAAAAACACACTGACACAGATCAATTCTTTTTTCAACTTTTCGGAAAAGGGCAGGTCCCTTCGGACAGAgaattttatgaaaacaaacgttgcattttttttccatataagcagggttacatgtttttattttaatttgttataaatCATACATGAAAAGCTTTGCTATAACTTCTTAAATATCGCCTCATACCATCATGCTCCGCTCAATGCGGTGCTTCAGCTGACGCGCCCAAAGTGCCTGTCCCGCAAACTTCACGTGAGAGGGGGACTGTGGTATGGATTTCTGTGTGAGCTCCTTTACTGTGTTCCGTTCCTCGTTGAACATCGAATATACGCCCACTGTCTTCTTGTCAATCGTACACTTGATCGCCTGCAAATAGATTGGCAGATGCAATAAAATGTTAAACCATCAGAGAAACAGTAGATATATTTGTTTCGATTGAAGAGTTTCAAAGTGTTTAAAATACCAAGATAACTATGTCTCTCTGATTGTCTAAGGCTGTTTTTACAAGAATTTACAAAAACAAAGTGAGCATACAACCAtatgagtctggctctgggaaaaagAGCTTAATGCAATTGTGTCAaaagtctgcacaggttaatcagggaaaaGACTTCCCCTTTTATGGATTATGTTGTTAAAAGGAtgtgtcttcttagcaaacatgTAGACGAGACacaaactgtcgtccctgattagcttgtacatTAAGCTCAATTCTCCATATATCTCTCTACATACCTCTCTACCGGAGAGATGAATGAAGATATCAAGCAGCTCCACTCCATCCTCCAGAGTCGTGATCGTCTCGAAGGCAGAGGTGATCACGCTCTGCATCATCAAGGACCTTCAATCCAGCACGGAACCTGATATAACACGTACATGtgggtaaaaaatatgttgaaaactATTGACAAGGTCTATCATCATCATACATATACATCCCCAAGAcaaccgactacagtcactagaacgcagcacactgccattacagcgcagactactgccctaagactgcacactagaaccaaaagactaccgactttagccacaagactaacgactacagtcactagaacgcagcccactgccattacagcgcagactactgccctaacaCTGAACACTAGAACCACAtgactaccgactttagccacaagactaccgactacagtcactagaacgcagcccactgccattacagcgtagattactgccctaagactgcacactagaaccacaagactaccgactttagccacaagactaccgactacagtcactcgaacgcagcccactgccattacagcgcagattactgccctaagactgcacactagaaccacaagacaaccgactttagccacaagactaccgactacagtctctagaacgcagcccactgccattacagcgcagactactgccctaagactgcacactagaaccacaagactaccgactttagccacaagactaccgacaaCAGTccctagaacgcagcccactgccattacagcgcagactactgccctaagactgcacactagaaccacaagactaccgactctggccacaagactaccgactacagtcactagaacgcagcccactgccattacagcgcagactactgtcctaagactgcacactagaaccacaagactaccgactttagccacaagactaccgactacagtcactagaacgcagccaactgccattacagcgcagactactgccctaagactgcacactagaaccacaagactaccgactttagccacaagactaccgactacagtcactagaacgcagcccactgccattacagcgcagactactgccataagactgcacactagaaccacaagactaccgactttagccacaagactaccgactacagtcactagaacgcagcccactgccattacagcgcagactactgccctaagactgcacactagaacaaCAAGAccaccgactacagtcactagaacgcagcccactgccattacagcgcagactactgccctaagactgcacactagaaccacaagactaccgactttagccacaagactaccgactacagtcactagaacgcagcccactgccattacagcgcagactactgcctaagactgcacactaaaACCACAAGACTTCCGACTTTAGTCACAaaactaccgactacagtcactagaacgcagcccactgccattacagcgcagactactgccctaagactgcacactaaaACCACAAGACTTCCGACATTAGTCAAAaaactaccgactacagtcactagaacgcagcccactgcaaTTACAGCGCAGACtcctgccctaagactgcacactagaaccacaagactaccgactacagtcacaagaacgcagcccactgccattacagcgcagactactgccctaatactgcacactagaaccacaagactaccgactttagccacaagactaccgactacaatcactagaacgcagcccactgccattacagcgcagactactgccctaagactgcacactagaaccacaagactaccgactttagccacaagactaccgaccacagtcactagaacgcagcccactgccattacagcgcagactactgccctaagactgcacactagaaccacaagaccaccgactacagtcactagaacgcagcccactgccattacagcgcagactactgccctaagactgcacactagaaccacaagactaccgactttagccacaagactaccgactacagtcactagaacgcagcccactgccattacagcgcagactactgccctaagactgaaCACTAGAACCACAtgactaccgactttagccacaagactaccgactacagtcactagaacgcagcccactgccattacagcgtagactactgccctaagactgcacactagaaccacaagactaccgactttagccacaagactaccgactacagtcactcgaacgcagcccactgccattacagcgcagactactgccctaagactgcacactagaaccacaagactaccgactttagccacaagactaccgactacagtcactagaacgcagcccactgccattacagcgcagactactgtcctaagactgcacactagaaccacaagactaccgactttagccacaagactaccgactacagtcactagaacgcagcccactgccattacagcgcagactactgcccaaagactgcacactagaaccacaagactaccgactttagccacaagactaccgactacagtcactagaacgcagcccactgccattacagcgcagactactgccataagactgcacactagaaccacaagactaccgactttagccacaagactaccgactacagtcactagaacgcagcccactgccattacagcgcagacaaCTGTCCTAAGACTGCACAcaagaaccacaagactaccgacttaagccacaagactaccgactacagtcactagaacgcagcccactgccattacagcgcagactactgccctaagactgcacactaaaACCACAAGACTTTCGACTTTGGTCACAaaactaccgactacagtcactagaacgcagcccaatgccattacagcgcagactactgccctaagactgcacactagaaccacaagactaccgactacagtcactaaaacgcagcccactgccattacagcgcagactacagCCCttagactgcacactagaaccacaagactaccgactacagtcactaaaACGCAGCCAaatgccattacagcgcagactactgccctaagactgcacactagaaccacaagactaccgagtttagccacaagactaccgactacagtcactagaacgcagcccactgccattacagcgcagactactgccctaagactgcacactagaaccacaagactaccgacttaagccacaagactaccgactacagtcactagaacgcagcccactgccattacagccagactactgccctaagactgcacactagaaccacaagactaccgactttagccaaAAGACTACCGAccacagtcactagaacgcagcccactgccattacagcgcagactactgccctaagactgcacactagaacaaCAAGAccaccgactacagtcactacaacgcagcccactgccattacagcgcagactactgccctaagactgcacactagaaacacaagactaccgactttagccacaagactaccaactacagtcactagaacgcagcccactgccattacagcgcagactactgccctaagactgcacacttaAACCACAAGACTTCCGACTTTAGTCACAaaactaccgactacagtcattagaacgcagcccactgccattacagcgcagactactgccctaagactgcacactaaaACCAAAAGACTTCCGACATTAGTCACAaaactaccgactacagtcactagaacgcagcccactgccattacagtgCAGACTACTGcactaagactgcacactagaacacCAAGACTAcagactacagtcactagaacgcagcccactgccattacagcgcagactactgccctaagactgaacactagaaccacaagactaccgactttagccacaagactaccgactacagtcactagaacgcagcccactgccattacagcgcagactactgccctaagactgcacactaaaACCACAAGACTTCCGACTTTAGTCACAaaactaccgactacagtcactagcacgcagcccactgccattacagcgcagactactgccctaagactgcacactaaaACCACAAGACTTCCGACATTAGTCAAAaaactaccgactacagtcactagaacgcagcccactgcaattacagcgcagactactgccctaagactgcacactagaaccacaagactacagactacagtcactagaacgcagcccactgccattacagcacAGACTAcagccctaagactgcacactagaaccacaagactaccgactacagtcactagaacgcagcccactgccattacagcgcagactactgccctaagactgcacactagaaccacaagactaccgactttagccacaagactaccgactacagtcactagaacgcagcccactgccattacagcgcagactactgccctaagactgcacactagaaccacaagactaccgactttagcctCAAGACTACCGAccacagtcactagaacgcagcccactgccattacagcgcagactactgccctaagactgcacactagaaccacaagaccaccgactacagtcactagaacgcagcccactgccattacagcgcagactactgccctaagactgcacactagaaccacaagactaccgacattagccacaagactaccgactacagtcactagaacgcaacCCACTGCCATTTCAGCGCAGACTACTTCCCTAAGACTGAACACTAGAACCACAtgactaccgactttagccacaagactaccgactacagtcactagaacgcagcccactgccattacagcgtagactactgccctaagactgcacactagaaccacaagactaccgaccttagccacaagactaccgactacagtcactcgaacgcagcccactgccattacagcgcagactactgccctaagactgcacactagaaccacaagactaccgactttagccacaagactaccgactacagtcactagaacgcagcccactgccattacagcgcagactactgtctaaagactgcacactagaaccacaagactaccgactttagccacaagactaccgactacagtcactagaacgcagcccattgccattacagcgcagactactgcccaaagactgcacactagaaccacaagactaccgactttagccacaagactaccgactacagtcactagaacgcagcccactgccattacagcgcagactactgccataagactgcacactagaaccacaagacttccgactttagccacaagactaccgactacagtcactagaacgcagcccactgccattacagcgcagactactgtcataagactgcacactagaaccacaagactaccgactttagccacaagactaccgactacagtcactagaacgcagcccactgccattacagcgcagactactgccctaagactgcacactaaaACCACAAGACTTCCGACTTTGGTCACAaaactaccgactacagtcactagaacgcagcccaatgccattacagcgcagactactgcccttagactgcacactagaaccacaagactaccgactacagtcactaaaacgcagcccactgccattacagcgcagactacagccctaagactgcacactagaaccacaagactaccgactacagtcactaaaacgcagcccactgccattacagcgcagactactgccctaagactgcacactagaaccacaagactaccgagtttagccacaagactaccgactacagtcactagaacgcagcccactgccattacagcgcagactactgccctaagactgcacactagaaccacaagactaccgacttaagccacaagactaccgactacagtcactagaacgcagcccactgccattacagcgcagactactgccctaagactgcacactagaaccacaagactaccgactttagccaaAAGACTACCGAccacagtcactagaacgcagcccactgccattacagcgcagactactgccctaagactgcacactagaacaaCAAGAccaccgactacagtcactacaacgcagcccactgccattacagcgcagactactgccctaagactgcacactagaaacacaagactaccgactttagccacaagactaccaactacagtcactagaacgcagcccactgccattacagcgcagactactgccctaagactgcacactaaaACCACAAGACTTCCGACTTTAGTCACAaaactaccgactacagtcactagaacgcagcccactgccattacagcgcagactactgccctaagactgcacactaaaACCAAAAGACTTCCGACATTAGTCACAaaactaccgactacagtcactagaacgcagcccactgccattacagcgcagactactgcactaagactgcacactagaaccacaagactacagactacagtcactagaacgcagcccactgccattacagcgcagactactgccctaagactgaacactagaaccacaagactaccgactttagccacaagactacagactacagtcactagaacgcagcccactgccattacagcgcagactactgccctaagactgcacactagaaccacaagaccaccgactacagtcactagaacgcagcccactgccattacagcgcagacaactgccctaagactgcacactagaaccacaagactaccgactttagccacaagactaccgactacagtcactagaacgcagcccactgccattacagcgcagactactgccctaagactgcacactagaaccacaagactaccgactttagccacaagactgccgactacagtcactagaacgcagcccacagccattacagcgcagactactgccctaagactgcacactagaaccacaagactaccgactttagccacacGACTACCGACTATAGTCACGaaaacgcagcccactgccattacagcgcagactactgccctaagactgcacactagaaccacaagactaccgactttagccacaagactaccgactacagtcactagaacgcagcccactgccattccagcgcagactactgccctaagactgcacactagaaccacaagactaccgactttagccacaagactaccgactacagtcactagaacgcagcccactgccattacagcgcagactactgccctaagactgcacactagaaccacaagactaccgactttagccacaagactaccgactacagtcactagaacgcagcccactgccattacagcgcagactactgcactaagactgcacactagaaccacaagactaccgactttagtCACAaaactaccgactacagtcactacaACGCAGCCCACTGcaattacagcgcagactactgccctaagactgaaCACTAGAACCACAtgactaccgactttagccacaagactaccgactacagtcactagaacgcagcccactgccattacagcgtagactactgccctaagactgcacactagaaccacaagactaccgactttagccacaagactaccgactacagtcactcgaacgcagcccactgccattacagcgcagactactgccctaagactgcacactagaaccacaagactaccgactttagccacaagactaccgactacagtcactagaacgcagcccactgccattacagcgcagactactgtcctaagactgcacactagaaccacaagactaccgactttagccacaagactaccgactacagtcactagaacgcagcccactgccattacagcgcagactactgccctaagactgcacactagaaccacaagactaccgactttagccacaagactaccgaccaCAGTCAccagaacgcagcccactgccattacagcgcagactactgccctaagactgcacactagaaccacaagaccaccg encodes:
- the LOC127855194 gene encoding uncharacterized protein LOC127855194; protein product: MMQSVITSAFETITTLEDGVELLDIFIHLSGREAIKCTIDKKTVGVYSMFNEERNTVKELTQKSIPQSPSHVKFAGQALWARQLKHRIERSMMIQETILNIQFVLLDCSHRQNSILPHCTE